Below is a genomic region from Caloranaerobacter sp. TR13.
AATCTAAGGAGAAATTTAGATTATGGGAGACTAAAAAAGTAAGAACTACTTGTTCATATTGTGGTGTTGGCTGCCAAATGGATTTACTTGTAAAAGATAACAAGGTAGTTGGTGTACAACCTGCAGATGGTCCATCTAACAATGGGTTATTATGTGTTAAGGGTAAATTTGGATATAATTTTATTAATCATCCTGACCGATTAACAAAGCCATTAATTAAAAAGGATGGTAAATTTGTTGAATCAACATGGGATGAAGCATACAGACTTATTACTAATAAAATAAAAGAAATTAAAGATAAATATGGTTCAGAAGTTTTTGCTGGGCTTACTTCTGCTAGGTGTACGAACGAAGAAAATTATCTTTTCCAAAAATTATTCAGAGCACTAATTAGAACAAATAATGTTGATCACTGCGCACGACTCTGACACTCCTCTACAGTTGCAGGTCTTGCAACTACACTAGGTAGCGGTGCTATGACAAATAGTATTGAGGAAATATTAAATGCTGATGTAATTTTTGTTACAGGTTCTAATACAACAGAAAATCATCCAGTAATTGGAGCAAAAATGAGGCAAGCTAAATTAAGAGGAGCTAAGATTATTGTAGCAGATCCAAGAAGAATAGATTTAGCTAAGGATGCAGATGTATTTTTACAAATCAGACCAGGTACAAATATAGCTCTATTTAATGGTATGATGAATGTAATTATAGAAGAGAAATTGCAAGATAAAGAATATATTAAACAAAGAACAGAAAACTATGAAGAATTAGAAAAACTAGTTAAAGATTATACACCTGAAAAAGTAGGAGAGATTTGTGGTATAGATCCTGAAGATATTAGAAAGGCTGCAAGGTTATATGCTAAGGCTGACAAGGCTGGAATTTATTATGCTATGGGTATAACTCAACATAGAACTGGCACACATGGTGTTATGGCTGTTTCTAACTTAGCATTATTATGTGGTAATGTAGGTAAGGAATCAGCAGGAGTAAATCCATTACGTGGACAAAATAATGTTCAAGGAGCTTGTGATATGGGTGGACTACCAGCTGACTTACCAGGATATCAAAAAGTATTTAAACCAGAGGTAATAGAAAAATTTGAGAAGGCATGGGGAGTTAAATTATCATCAAAAGTAGGCTTAACAATACCAGAAATGATACATGAAGCAGAAGAAGGTAATATTAAATTCATGTATATTATGGGTGAAAACCCAATGTTATCTGACCCAGATTTAAATCATGTTAAGAAGGCATTAGAAAATTTAGATTTTCTAGTTGTTCAAGATATTTTCTTAACAGAAACAGCAGAGCTTGCTGATGTAGTTTTACCAGCAGCATCTTTTGCTGAAAAAGATGGTACTTTTACTAATACAGAAAGAAGGGTGCAGAGAGTTAGAAAGGCTATTGAACCAGTTGGAGAATCAAAACCTGATTGGGAAATATTGATGGATATAATGAATATGCTAGGATATGATAAAAAGTATTCACATCCATCTGAAATAATGGATGAAATAGCATCTGTAACACCTCAATATGGTGGTATAAGTTACGATAGAATTGAAGAGGTAGGATTACAATGGCCATGTCCAACAAAAGACCACCCAGGAACTAAATATTTACACAAAGATTCCTGTGCTAGGGGTAAAGGTTTATTTATGCCAACTGATTATATAGAAAGTGCAGAAATACCTGATTCAGAGTATCCGTTTATCTTAACTACAGGTAGGATATTGTATCATTATCACACAAGAACAATGACAGGCAGAGTGGAAGGATTGAACAAATTATCACCAGAGTCATACATTGAAATAAATCCAGCTACTGCTAATAAACTTGGCCTTAATGATGGTGTTAAGGTAAAGGTTACATCAAGACGTGGTGAAATAACAACTAAAGTTAAAATTACCGATATTATAGATGAAGATGTGGTATTTATGCCTTTCCACTTTGCAGACGGTGCAGCTAACTTCCTAACTAATACAGAACTAGACTCAATTGCTAAAATACCAGAGCTTAAGGTGTGTGCAGTTAAAATAGAAAGGTTATAGGAGGTAGCGCAATGGACTATAGTTCGATATTGAAATATGCTATGCAAATGGAGTTAGAAGGATATAATTTTTTTAAGGAAAAGGCAGAGAAATTCTCAAATCCAACAAGCAAAGCTTTATTTGAACAATTAGCAGAAGTTGAAATGGAGCATTATGAATTTCTTAAAGAACAATTAGATAGCTATGAGAAGACTAAGGGATTTAAAGATATTTCAAAGGAACTTGATATTAATAGTAGAGAAATATTTAAAAAACGTGAAAAAACAGAACATTTAAATACAACTTTACAGGAATCAGATATTCCAGATTTAACAATATTGAGAATGGCATATCTGATTGAAAAAGATTATGCAGAATTCTATAGGAAAGCAGCTGAAAGAGCTGATGATGAAGGAGCCAAAAAGATTTTTGAAATATTGGCTCAATGGGAAGATAGTCACGAAAAACTATTTAAAGAAGAATATGAAAGAAGAATGCAAGAATATATGAATTTACCTTGGGGTGGATAGAATGTTTAAAGTAGGTATTATTACTGCTAGTGATAAAGGGTATAAGAAAGAAAGAGAAGATTTAAGTGGTAAAGTTATAAACGATATGATCACACAAAAAGGTTATAAAGTAGAAAAATATGTCGTACTTCCAGATGAAGAGGATATAATATACAAAGAAATAGTTTATATGGCAGATGAATTAGGTGTTGATTTAATTTTAACAACAGGAGGTACTGGATTCAGCCCTAGAGATGTTACACCAGAAGCTACGAGGAAAGCTATTGACAGATTTGCACCAGGGGTATCTGAGGCTATAAGGTATTATAGCCTTCAGATAACTCCTAGAGCTATGTTATCTCGTGGAATTTCAGGTATAAGGAATAAGACATTGATAATAAACTTACCAGGAAGTCCTAAGGCAGTAAGAGAATCTTTAGAATATATTATTGATTCTGTACATCATGGGCTAGAGATTATGACCGGCAAAACACGTGAATGTGCTAGATAGAGGGATTAATATGAAAAAGTTCGGAAGTGCTGTAGTACTGGCTGGCGGTAAAAGTACTAGAATGGGATTTGATAAACAGTTATTAAATATAAATGGGAAAAGGCTTATTTCATGGATTATAGAAAAACTTAAAGATGAGTTTAATGACATAATTATTGTATCTAATAAGCCTCAGTATTATAGTGAAGTTGATTGTAGAATTGTGTCTGATATTATAAAAGGTATGGGCCCTTTAAGTGGAATACATTCAGGTCTTATGAATGCAAAAAGTCAATATGTGTATTTTATAGCATGTGACATGCCTGTTATTAACATAAACTATATCAAGCATATGAAAAAATGTTTAGATAACGG
It encodes:
- a CDS encoding molybdenum cofactor biosynthesis protein B, yielding MFKVGIITASDKGYKKEREDLSGKVINDMITQKGYKVEKYVVLPDEEDIIYKEIVYMADELGVDLILTTGGTGFSPRDVTPEATRKAIDRFAPGVSEAIRYYSLQITPRAMLSRGISGIRNKTLIINLPGSPKAVRESLEYIIDSVHHGLEIMTGKTRECAR
- the fdhF gene encoding formate dehydrogenase subunit alpha → MVNITINDKKVEVSENLTILQACREIGIEIPTLCYDERLKPHAACRLCVVEVVGRRNLPTACSTKVEEGMEIYTHSDKVIKARKDILELLIANHPLDCLTCEKSGDCRLQDYCYEYDIKESSFEGDRKKFPTDKTNPFYYNDQDKCIMCGKCVRVCSELQCTNAIGFSERGFKVHVTTPFEQGIENSICVSCGNCVSVCPVGALMPKSKEKFRLWETKKVRTTCSYCGVGCQMDLLVKDNKVVGVQPADGPSNNGLLCVKGKFGYNFINHPDRLTKPLIKKDGKFVESTWDEAYRLITNKIKEIKDKYGSEVFAGLTSARCTNEENYLFQKLFRALIRTNNVDHCARLUHSSTVAGLATTLGSGAMTNSIEEILNADVIFVTGSNTTENHPVIGAKMRQAKLRGAKIIVADPRRIDLAKDADVFLQIRPGTNIALFNGMMNVIIEEKLQDKEYIKQRTENYEELEKLVKDYTPEKVGEICGIDPEDIRKAARLYAKADKAGIYYAMGITQHRTGTHGVMAVSNLALLCGNVGKESAGVNPLRGQNNVQGACDMGGLPADLPGYQKVFKPEVIEKFEKAWGVKLSSKVGLTIPEMIHEAEEGNIKFMYIMGENPMLSDPDLNHVKKALENLDFLVVQDIFLTETAELADVVLPAASFAEKDGTFTNTERRVQRVRKAIEPVGESKPDWEILMDIMNMLGYDKKYSHPSEIMDEIASVTPQYGGISYDRIEEVGLQWPCPTKDHPGTKYLHKDSCARGKGLFMPTDYIESAEIPDSEYPFILTTGRILYHYHTRTMTGRVEGLNKLSPESYIEINPATANKLGLNDGVKVKVTSRRGEITTKVKITDIIDEDVVFMPFHFADGAANFLTNTELDSIAKIPELKVCAVKIERL
- a CDS encoding molybdenum cofactor guanylyltransferase, whose protein sequence is MKKFGSAVVLAGGKSTRMGFDKQLLNINGKRLISWIIEKLKDEFNDIIIVSNKPQYYSEVDCRIVSDIIKGMGPLSGIHSGLMNAKSQYVYFIACDMPVININYIKHMKKCLDNGNYHGCITQVNDWIEPLNAFYSKSIISAIECQLNRGRRSVFSLVKSLDFYIVNEVIARKFSPDWDMFINLNTIEEFNEFKVLQEKKGIGVNV
- a CDS encoding ferritin family protein, with the protein product MDYSSILKYAMQMELEGYNFFKEKAEKFSNPTSKALFEQLAEVEMEHYEFLKEQLDSYEKTKGFKDISKELDINSREIFKKREKTEHLNTTLQESDIPDLTILRMAYLIEKDYAEFYRKAAERADDEGAKKIFEILAQWEDSHEKLFKEEYERRMQEYMNLPWGG